One Methylohalobius crimeensis 10Ki DNA segment encodes these proteins:
- a CDS encoding cell division protein FtsQ/DivIB — protein MLTWIGSLKTTAPIRYVRIEGQVRHVTGDALKQALTPLLAGGYWKLDVDDAVTAVEKLAWVEKVQVMRIWPDVIRLKIQEQVPYVRWGKTELLNRRGEKFVPATIEGYTDLPMLRGPDGHEKRLFSAYREMIRSLGALSFRILGIEVDARRSWRLTMTSAGGSQSAPATRTMVVLGRQQPQAAFGKVVRLLARLTPEQRQNVKRLDARYEHGFAVRWREQDKQS, from the coding sequence GCTCCGATCCGGTATGTGAGGATCGAAGGGCAGGTTCGGCACGTGACCGGCGATGCCTTGAAGCAAGCGTTGACGCCCTTGTTGGCGGGTGGTTACTGGAAATTGGATGTAGACGATGCGGTGACGGCGGTGGAAAAGCTGGCCTGGGTGGAAAAGGTGCAAGTGATGCGAATCTGGCCGGACGTGATCCGCCTTAAAATCCAAGAGCAGGTGCCGTATGTGCGATGGGGAAAAACAGAACTGTTGAATCGGCGGGGGGAAAAGTTCGTCCCCGCCACCATTGAAGGATACACGGATCTGCCGATGCTGCGAGGACCGGACGGTCACGAAAAAAGACTGTTTTCCGCTTATCGGGAGATGATTCGATCCCTCGGGGCTTTATCTTTCCGGATTCTCGGAATCGAGGTGGATGCCCGGCGGAGTTGGCGGCTGACGATGACCAGCGCAGGCGGTTCGCAATCCGCTCCCGCCACACGCACGATGGTGGTTTTGGGGCGGCAGCAACCGCAGGCTGCTTTCGGCAAGGTGGTTCGGCTTTTGGCCCGCTTGACGCCTGAGCAAAGGCAAAACGTAAAGCGGCTCGATGCTCGCTACGAACACGGATTCGCAGTCCGCTGGCGTGAGCAGGACAAACAATCATAA